Proteins encoded by one window of Lathyrus oleraceus cultivar Zhongwan6 chromosome 1, CAAS_Psat_ZW6_1.0, whole genome shotgun sequence:
- the LOC127110025 gene encoding uncharacterized protein LOC127110025: MDPIKYIFEKPDVTGRTTRWKMLLTKYHIQYVTQKAIKRSMLADNLAHQPLEEYQPMSFDFPDEDIMLIRYYEIPGPDEELELGARWKLTFDGASNAKVHGIGVVLITPNNGYIPFAARLCFDCTNNVAEYEACIMGLKADIDLRIKTLEVYRDSMLVIYQVKGKWVTRHSNLVPYRNYVLELMKNFKEIASHHIPRE; this comes from the coding sequence atggatccaattaagtacatATTTGAAAAACCCGATGTCACTGGAAGAACAACTCGTTGGAAAATGCTATTAACTAAATATCATATCCAATATGTTACCCAGAAGGCAATCAAAAGAAGCATGTTAGCAGATAATCTTGCTCACCAACCTTTGGAAGAGTATCAACCAATGTcgtttgacttccctgatgaggatataaTGCTTATAAGATACTATGAAATTCCTGGCCCAGATGAGGAACTTGAACTAGGGGCTCGATGGAAACTCACATTCGATGGTGCTTCAAATGCTAAGGTGCATGGAATTGGGGTAGTCTTGATCACTCCAAATAATGGTTATATTCCTTTCGCTGCAAGATTATGCTTCGATTGTACAaacaatgtggctgaatatgaggcttgtatcatgggtctcAAAGCTGATATCGACCTAAGGATCAAAACTCTAGAGGTGTATAGAGATTCAATGCTTGTTATCTATCAAGTAAAAGGAAAATGGGTAACCCGTCACTCAAATTTGGTTCCTTACCGTAATTATGTCTtagaattgatgaagaatttCAAAGAAATTGCTTCTCATCACATTCCTAGAGAATAA